A window of Streptomyces sp. NBC_01241 genomic DNA:
ACAACAGGAACGGGAAGTTGAACGGGCTGATGACGCCCACGACGCCGACGGGCACCCGGTAGACGCGGTTCTCCTTGCCCTCGGTCGGCGAGGGCAGGATCTGTCCGACGGGCCGCAGCGCGAGTTGGATCGACTCCCGCAGGAACTCCTTGGCGAGATGCAGCTCGAAGGCCGCCTTCAGCCGGGTGCCGCCCAGTTCCGCGACGATCGCGTCACTGATCTCGGGCTCACGTTCCTCGACGACGCGCAGCGCCCGCTCCAGCACCAGCCGCCGGGCGTACGGGTTGGTGTCGCCCCATGCCCGCTGCGCGGCCTCGCCGGACCGGTACGCCTGGTCCACCTCGTCGGCCGTGGCGACCGTGATCGAGGCGAGCTTCTCCCCGTTGTACGGATTGAAGTCGATGATGTCCCAGGACCCCTTGCCCGGCCTCCACTCGCCGTCGATGTACTGATGGGCCAGATCGGTGAAGAAGGACATGAGATCCCTTACCACAGAGGAACGGGCGGCTGATTGGGCTTCATATTACTTACATCCCAACGAGATTGAGGTGGATCAGGGCGGGATCCGGGGGCCGGAATCGGACATCCGTGCACACCGCGAGGACACCTGGAAACACCGTTGCCCCCCACGGCTCGAACGGCCGTGAGGGGCAACGGTGTTGCGGGACTGCGGGATCAACTCCAGCTGGCGTGCAGCGGCTTGCCCTCGGCGTAACCGGCGGCGCTCTGCACCCCAACGACCGCCTTCTCGGCGAACTCCTCCAGAGAAGCCGCACCGGCGTAGGTGCAGGAGGAGCGGACGCCCGCGATGATCGAGTCGATCAGGTCCTCGACGCCGGGCCGGGCCGGGTCGAGGAACATCCGCGAGGTGGAGATGCCCTCCTCGAAGAGCGCCTTGCGGGCCCGGTCGTACGCCGACTCGTCCGACGTACGGTTCTTCACGGCGCGGGCGGACGCCATACCGAAGGACTCCTTGTAGAAGCGGCCGTCGGCGGACTGCTGGAGGTCGCCGGGCGACTCGTACGTACCGGCGAACCAGGAGCCGATCATCACGTTGGACGCACCCGCGGCGAGCGCCATCGCGACATCGCGCGGGTGGCGGACACCACCGTCGGCCCAGACGTGCTTGCCGTACTTCTTCGCCTCGGCGGCGCACTCCAGGACGGCGGAGAACTGCGGCCGTCCTACGCCCGTCATCATCCGGGTGGTGCACATGGCGCCCGGTCCGACACCGACCTTGATGATGTCCGCGCCGGCCTCGACGAGGTCGCGCACTCCCTCGGCGGCGACGATGTTGCCCGCGACGACGGGCACCTGCGGGTCGAGCCCGCGAACGGCCCGGACCGCGTTGATCATGGACTCCTGGTGGCCGTGGGCGGTGTCCACGACGAGCGCGTCGATGCCCGCGTCGAGGAGCTGCTTGGCCTTGCCCGCGACATCGCCGTTGATCCCGACGGCGGCGGCGATCCGCAGCTTGCCGCCGGCGTCGGTGGCCGGGGTGTACAGAGTGGCCCGCAGCGCGGCCTTCCGGGTGAGGATGCCGACGAGCCGGCCGTCCGCGTCGACCGCGGGGGCGAGCTTGCGGTGGGCGCCGTCGAGCTTGTTGAACGCGTCGCGCGGGTCGATGTCCGCGTCGAGCACCACCAGGTCCCTGGACATGATCTCGGAGAGCTGGGTGAAGCGGTCGACACCGGTCAGGTCGTGATCGGTGACGACACCGACGGGCCGCTGCTCCGCGTCGACGACGACGCCGGCGCCGTGCGCGCGCTTGGGCAGCAGGGACAGGGCGTCGGCGACCGTCTGGCCGGGGGCCAGCACGATCGGCGTGTCGAGCACCAGATGGCGCGTTTTCACCCAGGAGACGACGTCGGCGACAACCTCGATCGGGATGTCCTGCGGGATGACGACGAGCCCGCCGCGGCGGGCGACCGTTTCGGCCATCCGGCGGCCCGCGATGGCCGTCATGTTCGCCACGACGAGGGGGATGGTGGTGCCGGTGCCGTCGGGTGAGGAGAGATCGACACCCTGGCGGGATCCGACCGCCGAACGGCCCGGGACCATGAAGACATCGTCGTACGTGAGGTCGTACGGGACCGAGGGGGAGTCTGTGTAGCGACCGGTGCCGGGCTCAAGAAAACGCATAACACTCATTTTTTCACACGAAATGGAGCAGGTCGCCTCCACGAAGACACAGCAAACGTCCCCCGCGTTCGTATGTTCCCCCAAAGGAACCGGGCGGGAGTCCCGGGCAAGTGGAACCTGCCTTACCGGCGAACCCTACCCGAGCCACGTCCGAATCATTCGCGATCACCTTCCCTGGATTTGGTGACAAGGGGTCGGGCAGCTTCGCACCCCGCAGGTCCCGCGGGTCGCCACGTCGCCCCGGAGGAACATGCAGAAGGGTCACAACTTCCGTCACCCATACGACCGGAGAGGATCACGCCCCACCCGCGGAGAGTCAACTGCCGGACATTTACTGTCCGTTCCCCCAGCAGACGAATCCTCACGTCGGGGACACCAGACTCCATCTCGACGCCTGGATCCGCAACACCGGTCTGGTGCACCGGGATTCAGCCAGGGAACGCTTCGAGCAGGCGGACTTCGGAGCGTTCGTCGGCATGGTGTATCCGACCGCCGACGGCAAGAATCTCGAACTCGTCGCCGACTGGTTCGTGTGGCTGTTTCTCGTCGACGACCAGCTCGACGACGGCCATCTCGGCCGCAGCCCGGAGCGGGTGCGGGACGTGGTCGCGGTGATGCGCTCCGTGATCGAGGGCAACGGTACGGGCGGCGTACCGGACGAGGAGCTCCCCGCCGCCGTGGTCGCCCTGGTCGATCTGTGGGAACGGACGACGCCGACCGCAGCCCCACACTGGCGTGCCCGGTTCTGCCGCGTCCCCGCAGCTGTCCTGGATGCTCACGCCGTACCTGGACGGGATGCGGAGCTGGATGCGCGGCCTGGTCCCGGCAGACCCCCTGCTACAACCCGGCCGATGTGAGCCAGTACGAGGAGCCGGAGCAGTATCTGGAGGCCACGGTCCTGGGCGTGGCCCAGAACTGAAACCGCCGGGCCGGACAACTCCCGGGCAGCACACCCCGCTGTCCGGGCGGTTCACTCGCCGTCATCCGCACGGCTCGGCCGTGTCCGGGGACCTGCGCCCCCGTCCGGCGTCCGGCATCCGGCGTCCGGGGGCGAAACAGCCACCGGGCGGCCC
This region includes:
- a CDS encoding GuaB1 family IMP dehydrogenase-related protein, whose translation is MRFLEPGTGRYTDSPSVPYDLTYDDVFMVPGRSAVGSRQGVDLSSPDGTGTTIPLVVANMTAIAGRRMAETVARRGGLVVIPQDIPIEVVADVVSWVKTRHLVLDTPIVLAPGQTVADALSLLPKRAHGAGVVVDAEQRPVGVVTDHDLTGVDRFTQLSEIMSRDLVVLDADIDPRDAFNKLDGAHRKLAPAVDADGRLVGILTRKAALRATLYTPATDAGGKLRIAAAVGINGDVAGKAKQLLDAGIDALVVDTAHGHQESMINAVRAVRGLDPQVPVVAGNIVAAEGVRDLVEAGADIIKVGVGPGAMCTTRMMTGVGRPQFSAVLECAAEAKKYGKHVWADGGVRHPRDVAMALAAGASNVMIGSWFAGTYESPGDLQQSADGRFYKESFGMASARAVKNRTSDESAYDRARKALFEEGISTSRMFLDPARPGVEDLIDSIIAGVRSSCTYAGAASLEEFAEKAVVGVQSAAGYAEGKPLHASWS